A window of Nymphaea colorata isolate Beijing-Zhang1983 unplaced genomic scaffold, ASM883128v2 scaffold0453, whole genome shotgun sequence genomic DNA:
gtgttttattaatgggttcaaaaaagaaaggtttttttcGGGGAGAGCCAAAGGGGACTTCTGTTTCCATCCCCCAGAtcgttaaaaaacagaaatttttttgtttttttcttagatccTTATGATGGGATCGTAGCttttttctatgccaaggtttcagagagaaaggaaataggATTTTTATCTGAATACCGTCTGTTAACCAATCTTTTGGAAATTCTGTTTCCGATAATTGAACACcattatatgtgcatttgacatgcatttCCCTACTCCATTCGGTCAAATCTTCATACCACTCAGGGaattgaaataataacatacgaccaatatttttaactattatCAATGAAGGTAATATGATGTATTTTCGAAGAATCGAGTGGGTTACTAATATGGAACTCCTTATTGCTTgagcaaatataatattatcccAAGTTTCTGCTATTGCTATCCGTTCCTCCTCCTGTCTtttatcctcttttcttttatactccTCTTCgtgttctttctccattttctctttctcttttgccccTTCACCCACATAATCAGATGTTTgtatttttgggcttttttcctccatccaattcctaaaaatgaggttcatcatccttgagatatcaaaagaaaacaaaggtgttttgtctattctgtcaaaaaaaaggggggagTGTACATCTGTTTGAAACATTTCCCAAGTGACTGTTTTACGTCTTTGAGCCCGCATCGACCCTTTGATTATATCACGACGAAAATCTGATTGTTGCGAGTAACGTATCAAGgccatttcatgttcttctgcttgatcaccatttccttttcctctttgatcaccatttttggcttgatcaccctttttctttttggcttgatcaccatttccttttcctctttgatcacctTTTTCGACTTGAtcatcactatttttttcttgattactaTCGGTGGTATTACTGATATTATCAGTAGtattattgatattatcattggtattaatgatattatcagtggtagtattgatgatattatcattggtattaatgatattagTATCCTCATCGGTATCAGTGTCAGTATAAATTACTACACGTTTGGCTTTTCTTGAACGAATCCCGTGATCCTCTGTGGATTCTTcctgatcatcttcttcctcctcctcctcctcctcttcttcaaaatccaaatcagaagtCAGTTTGTATAACCATCGAGgaacctttttcttaatttcttcaatttgaagattaCTCATTTTTTGATCATTCGGATCAGCTCTAACCATATCGaatactttttcttctcccccaaaagcaaattgtttgaaacgagttcttgatttctcagcttcttcagcttcttctgtAAATTCACCAATTGAGACTGATGAATCCTCAATGCCTGTAGATAATGATTTTACGTCAAGTTTATATATTTCGTGTTCCAATTCTCGTTCAAACTCTCGATAATCCTTGGAAAAAAGGATACCATGAATCTTATTTATCCAAGCCATTTTGGTAGACCCCCGTGTGGAGGTAGTTGAATCATTcctaattgaatataaataccctttttttattgttccacgATAAGGTCCGTTCAAAAGAGGATCATAAAACTTAGGTAAGcattcttgttcctcttcatcATTGCACAATCTGGCTCTTTTTTCGACCACATCGAGGATAAGAGATCCTTTGTCTATAGCTTCAATTCGATTTATGAATTCGTTCCTTAAgttatctctttgttttttagtgGTCGAAACCCATTCATTAGAGAGGGCCTCCGCAGGTAGTTTTTCCGCTGTGCGAAAAGACAtctttttttgtatcatttcaaaaaaagtaGACAAACTAGGTGGATATGTGAAAGATATTCTTTGCTTTCCATCACTTTcgcatgtattaaaaaaatattgagacattTCATTTCTTACAGCATTTGAAAATCGATCATTTTCTATATACCGCAGAGGTCGATTCCATCGTTGATAATCGAAAAGAAGAGACAGAAGGGATTTTTCAATCCATaaaagttcattcttttctttctctttcaggtcgaattcatcttcttcctttccattcaaccagatctcctctgtttcatatatcttcttgtaaagattccacctttcttcctcttccaaagaaatggaaaggtctTCTTCCACGGATCTATCTTCTTCCTGTtctatcttatttgttttcgaaactgtttctatttctacatttccttcttcttcagttttattcttttcttccccttttgaactttctttcagttttttagttataatggGTGATGGCATTCTTCCTAGATAGCATATACAGATGAtaaataagagaatactaaagatttgagatacagaatttctccattttgacaTAAGATAATTATTAGATCTAAAAAGTGCATTAGATCTCATTTTTTCCCATGGCCAAGATAATACTAAGCCaatacatttcatcaataacATGTGACCAATTAACCagccaaaaaaactacttgttacaaataaaatcttattgttgtaTCGAAACATGGAAATGTCGACTAATCTGGTTAATGttgaacttggtaaaataaaatggttgaataattgaaaaattagattattcaggaatacatattgaatgctAAGGTTAGGAATGAAATTCCCGTGAGTAGATCTATAATCAAAAAGGGATTTCTTATTGttccagaagaacaaaaaatgaaacaaaagatacgGTATAACTAGGACAGTCAGTGTATGGGGTCTACTCAATGCTAGATACAAGGGCGGATAATAGGTCGATATGAATACTATGAACTGTCCCATAATAAAAGCAGTTGTTGCTGATACTTCTTTTTCGCTCCCTTCTTTCATAACCCGAGTTCttagaagtaagagataagagggacctatagaaaatgtggttagaaatccataataaagtccgaccataacgaccgaattcaatatattcatccataataataatagattaccgagtagactatatttcaaaatcattcattaacctcccctttttctgttgcaacttatcgattattatatgataatttcttaactttccatatatagaaaatagaaacagatagactagaaatgacatctcttatgccaatgataccatcttcttcgattaaatgacattcaaacaaaataaagggaactgaatggaattgggatatggatggaatataatgaaatagagcccctttgaggttccctatgaaatgaggcatggaacggagccactgcgaagaagttccgggagttacgaaggaagcttcgggctcatattggtcatgggttgagaacgggagttaaactctaggagatctaatctcccgttgttcctcagtagctcagtggtagagcggtcggctgttaactgattggtcgtaggttcgaatcctacttggggagattaatgaaggggctcgctttgaccgttaggagtaggtaacccgttccctgtctttgtttctattgcattctatctcatcgtatgacattctgttctgcgatatttgagaatcaccgtcaatacctcggtgtagatccgggataatcctttgttccatagccctggggctatttacaaccagccaattcagaattctcaggtgatgtactagcagtgcatcaaagatgcagtcatcgattctctcgagaggccacaattaccgcgagcaagcataacatattaatgttaatgtaatgacgaggaacgcatttttgctactaagacttgctctgctattctgcctaagcccggctgaggaagagttacggggagtaaaacacaaatatgctgattcggaccgggggtactatatgtaactattatcgatcaatataaatagtaaggccattccatttcgacaaaagacctacacccgagttccatagctttgcgtccgctatcccgatcatgattttcctacccccagaggtaataaaggaaaggaaggggccttcccctttgaggccggttgtgggcgaggagggattcgaacccccgacaccgtggttcgtagccacgtgctctaatcctctgagctacaggccccaccccgtctccactggatccgttcccgggagtaccctccaaaaggaacctttcctctcctcagccattttatttcagattaagaagatgtggaagcgcgtttctctctactctataagaacagtgcgttgttccgaggtgtgaagtgggagagaggggatgtcataattagagttttgaataagacgaccttttcatt
This region includes:
- the LOC126409498 gene encoding protein TIC 214-like, which produces MILKYSLLGNLLLLWMNILNSVVMVGLYYGFLTTFSIGPSYLLLLRTRVMKEGSEKEVSATTAFIMGQFIVFISTYYPPLYLALSRPHTLTVLVIPYLLFHFLFFWNNKKSLFDYRSTHGNFIPNLSIQYVFLNNLIFQLFNHFILPSSTLTRLVDISMFRYNNKILFVTSSFFGWLIGHMLLMKCIGLVLSWPWEKMRSNALFRSNNYLMSKWRNSVSQIFSILLFIICICYLGRMPSPIITKKLKESSKGEEKNKTEEEGNVEIETVSKTNKIEQEEDRSVEEDLSISLEEEERWNLYKKIYETEEIWLNGKEEDEFDLKEKEKNELLWIEKSLLSLLFDYQRWNRPLRYIENDRFSNAVRNEMSQYFFNTCESDGKQRISFTYPPSLSTFFEMIQKKMSFRTAEKLPAEALSNEWVSTTKKQRDNLRNEFINRIEAIDKGSLILDVVEKRARLCNDEEEQECLPKFYDPLLNGPYRGTIKKGYLYSIRNDSTTSTRGSTKMAWINKIHGILFSKDYREFERELEHEIYKLDVKSLSTGIEDSSVSIGEFTEEAEEAEKSRTRFKQFAFGGEEKVFDMVRADPNDQKMSNLQIEEIKKKVPRWLYKLTSDLDFEEEEEEEEEEDDQEESTEDHGIRSRKAKRVVIYTDTDTDEDTNIINTNDNIINTTTDNIINTNDNINNTTDNISNTTDSNQEKNSDDQVEKGDQRGKGNGDQAKKKKGDQAKNGDQRGKGNGDQAEEHEMALIRYSQQSDFRRDIIKGSMRAQRRKTVTWEMFQTDVHSPLFFDRIDKTPLFSFDISRMMNLIFRNWMEEKSPKIQTSDYVGEGAKEKEKMEKEHEEEYKRKEDKRQEEERIAIAETWDNIIFAQAIRSSILVTHSILRKYIILPSLIIVKNIGRMLLFQFPEWYEDLTEWSREMHVKCTYNGVQLSETEFPKDWLTDGIQIKILFPFSLKPWHRKKLRSHHKDLRKKQKNFCFLTIWGMETEVPFGSPRKKPFFFEPINKTLEKKIRKVKKTGFFFLRIIKDNIKGFLKILNEKIRWIIKIVLFIKRKVKKLFFLVTRVYDPSQNEEPSQNEKDSKKIIHESPIIIVSGDWTNDSLIERKINDLADKTTKIWDQVEKIRKDKKKKPLTPDIEDIDISTNKGNFSNKRTESRKHIFQISKKRRSAPLISKWNSFMKSFIERIYMGILLCITNIYRINAQFFLDSTKNTLNGYTYNDEIKEKDTNETNPNIIPFISTVKSLSTYTTNISSDSNSPIYCDLSSLSQAYVFYKLLQTQVSNKYKSESIFHYYRTYPFIKDRIKDYFHDYFHTRGIFDSESKHKKLRNSGMSEWKNWLKSHYQYNFSHDKWSRLAPLKWRKKVNQHFTIKNNDSPKLGSYEEKDQLIHSGKKDYYKYKLDLLKSPSCEKKIKKHYRYDLLSYKYLNYEDVKDSNIYGSPLQVNRHGEISNYNTHKYKSFYATTINDSLEDKYTIDRDPNLDRKYLELRITNFYPRNNIETRTSTGIRTFINKKKKTTKTGTNKKDILYLYIRIHQEIQTKQKELFFDWMGMNEQMLDHTISNLRPWFLPEFVPLYDRYKTNPWIIPIKLLLFDFHGNKTSDLYIDPKVESNQKERFNPKPKVESNQKGYLELENGNRDEKERQHQGNLISDIRNQKKDVGANSAGSDIKKRRKKKKFKSKKEAELDLFLKKYFLFQLRWGDSFNQRMTNNIKVYCLLLRLMNPNEIAISSIQRGEMGLDVMLINKDLSLPELIKRGIFIVEPVRLSIKWDGISIMYQTIAISLTHKVQYQTNRGYQVKKHIDKNDLNGSIARHGGVRVNGDNNNYDLLVPEHILSPSHRRELRIISRFNYRNRNLVNKNPVFCNRAKTNAQGFEKFVNRDKHFDTDTNNSLKWKVFLWPTHRLEDLACMNRYWFDTNNGSRFSMSRIHMYKQFGIR